The Puniceicoccus vermicola DNA segment CGAGTCATTCTTCACGGATCTGAAGAAAATCTGCGGTCGACGAAGAGCGAAATGGAGTCCGACTATCCGAAAGCGGAATTGTATTCGATCAGTTTTGACTTGGGTCAGCCGGAGGCGATTGAGAAAGCATTCGATCAACTTAAGTCCGAGGGGTGGATGCCGGATGTTCTGATCAACAATGCGGCCCATCTGGGGCTTGGAGAATCGGGTTTTCTCGAGCAGTCACCCGAATTCTTTCGAGAGGTCATTGAGGTGAACTTGTTCGGGGCTTTTCTCTGCTCGCAGATCGCTGCGCAGTATCTCAAGGATACGGGAAAGAAAGGTTCAATCGTTAATATCTCCTCCCTTGCGGGGCGCCGAGGTATCCACGGTCGCAGCGGCTACAATGTGAGCAAGGCCGCCTTGGATTCGATGACACGGTCGATGGCCCAGGAGTTGTCGGGGGATGGGATTCGGGTAAATTCGCTTGTCCTCGGCTATGTGTGGACGGAGCGCTGGAACCATCTCGATGAAGGAGTCGCGGATCGCCGAAAGGCGAATATTCCGAGTCACGCACCGAGCTCTCAGGAAGAAATCGCCCGCACCACGGTTTTTCTCGCCTCGGATTCCGCGCCAACTCTCGTCGGCTCCCAAATCGTCTTAGACGGGGGCATGGACATCCAGCAACTGCCAGCGACAGTTGCGGTGTAGAACGAAGAAGGCCGATACGGAATTCGGGAAGTAGGGCCGCAGCTTCAGCTGCGCCTCCGCGTTTGCCCCTCCGCCGTATACTCGGATGAGCCCTGGATTGAGTCTTAGCCGTTTCCGCAGATCCAGTCTCGTTGGAGAGGTAACGTCTGAGAGGCAGAATCCGTTTGCTGAAGCTACACGGTACGGGAAGTAGGGCCGCAGCTTCAGCTGCGCCTCCGCGTTTGCCCCTCCGCCGTATACTCGGATGAGCCCTGGATTGAGTCTTAGCCGTTTCCGCAGATCCAGTCTCGTTGGAGAGGTAACGTCTGAGAGGCAGGATCCGTTTGCTGAAGCTACACGGTACGGGAAGTAGGGCCGCAGCTTTAGCTGCGCCTCCGCGCCAGCCTCTCCGCCGGATACTCGGATGAGCACTGGATTGAGTCTTAGCCGTTTCAACAGATCCGGTACCGTTGGAGAGGTAACGCCTGAGAGGCAGGATCCGTTTGCTGAAGCTACACGGTACGGGGAAGTAGGGCAGCAGCTTCAGCTGCGCCTCCGCGTTTGCCCCTCCGCCGTATACTCGGATGAGCCCTGGATTGAGTCTTAGCCGTTTGAACAGATCCGGTCTCGTTGGAGAGGTAACGTCTGAGGGGCAGGATCCGTTTGCTGAAGCTACAAGGTTCGGGAAGTAAGGCCGCAGCTTCAGCTGCGCCTCCGCGTTTGCCCCTCCGACGGATATTCGGATGAGAACTGGATTGAGTCTTAGTTGTTTCAGCAGATCCGGACTCGTTGGAGAGGTAACGCCGGTGAGGCAGGATCCGTTTGCTGAAGCTACACGGTACGGTTTTGGGCAGACGGTTCAAACACTAGGCGAGACATCTGGATTGTTCGAATTCCAACCGTCTGGGAATATTTGCTCTGGGCGAGAGGATCTCTTTCTTGTCTTTGACAGCGAAGCAGAGAATGATCCGAGAACCTTATGATCGAAAATTGTTGTATTACCCTTCAGGAGCTGGGAGCTGAGCGTGCCGATTGGCAGGGCTTTCAAGGATGGATTCTTCCTTTGGGAGATATTTCCCTTCGAATCGTTCTACCCCGTGAATTTGCGGATGGGCGTCCGTGGTTCTGGAGGCCCGAGTTTTTTGAGCCTTTTGCCAATACGGATGTCATGCTCTTGGAGAAAGGGTGGGCTCGGGTCTTTTTGGATCTTCCCAACCACTATGGTTGTCCGAAAGCGGTCGAGCGATTTGAGGAGATGTATCAGTTTGTCACCGGCAAGCTGGGACTGGCCCCAAAAATGGGCATTGTCGCCCTGAGCCGCGCCGGGCTTTCGGCCTACAATTATGCATCCGAGCATCCGGACCACGTTTGTGGGATCTATGCCGACAATCCGGTTTGCGATTTCCGCAGTTGGCCTGGTGGCGCGGGAGTTGGTCCCGGAAGCGAGGGCGATTGGCAGAACCTTCTCGGTGTTTACGACCTTACAGACGAAGAGGCCCGGGCTTATGAGAAGCAGCCGCTGTCAACCAAAGTGTTGCAACCGATCGCGGAGGCCGGGATCCCGGTTTTTCACGTTTGTGGGGACAGCGACGAGACGGTTCCTTACGAGGAGAATACGGTCGTTCTTCGGGATCGCTTCAAGGAACTGGGAGGAAGCTACGAGGAGATTCTCAAACCCGGCGGCAAGCATCACCCTCATGGTTTGGAGGACCCCACGCCAGTTGTGAATTTTCTCCTTCGTAGTTTTTCTCGTCGTTAATTTCCTTCTGGAGTCTCGTCGGATGGGGTTCGGATTTTCCCAACGGCCTTCGAGCCGTGTTCAGCGGCTCAATGAATTCTTGCGGCGTCGATGAAGGAGGACTCCCATGATGGCAATCGGAGCGACGTAGAGGATCGTCGATGCTTCTGGGATTGAGGAGAATCCAAATTCGTCGAGGCCGAGAATCTCGCTATTCGTGCCGACGATCGTGATCTCCACGGATCCGACGGTTGCCGAGGTGGATTCGTATCCAAAGAAGAGAGAAGAGGAATCCGCGGGAGGAAACCCGACCGGGAAGGCCTGAGTGCTCAGGGCCCCGCCTTCGGTGTCGTAGAAGGTGACCGATAGGGAATCGAGATCATTCCAACGGTCTTCTGTGGAATTTAGAGTGAATCCTGCGGCCCTCACGGCGTTCACGGAGCTGTCGAAAATCGATCCATTCCAGTTTCCGAAATCAATCGTCAAAGTGGTGGAAACGGGCACGGTGGTGCTTCCTGCAGTGACTCGCATCGATGAGGATTCACCGGGAGCTGAAGAAAATGCGTAATTACTCGCGATCAGGGTGCCTGCCGAAGAGCTCGGGGTTCCCGAGAAGCTGAAACGAACGTCAGGAAGACTGCTGTCCGAGAAATTCATAATTCCATCGTTGCTTTGCAGTCCGTTGATCGTGGCATTTCCAGCCAACCAATCGGTGCCGGTATCTCCCCAGACCTGAACTGCTCCAAATTGGTCAGAGCCCCGAACGGCCGAAACGGAGGAAGCGTTGCTCGCTTCGACAAGCTTCGGGATCGTGTAGATGGTTCCGGTATCAGTCTGACGTGTCGGATTTTCCCATACATAAACTTGAGCAACCATTTGGGAGCAGATGCCGCTGGCAGCAAGGAGTGTCGAGGAGAGGAGGGAGGTTTTTACGAGGTTGTGCATAATTGGGGATGGATGAGGTTATGATGGTGAGATTCCGATCGGTGAACAATGGGTATGCCGGAACCGGATCGGATCGAGTTATTGAATGACTGTTTGGGAGTGAAGAGCGTGAGGTTGAATTAGCAAGTCGCTCGTTTTTGCACTCGTTCAAGTGCCCTTTGTTTGGGGGTTACTGCACGTCAAACTCGGTTTCCAGAGTCCAGTCGGTGACGGGCGCATCGGCTCTGATTTCGAGAACGGTATGAAGGTTGTTCTGAGAGCGGAACTTTAGGGTGTGGTCCGGATGTTTTTGTTCCTGAACGGTGATTCCGATGTTGGAGCGAATGGAGATTTGAACGGCTGGAAGTTCGAGCTTTTTCCCGTGATTGAGATTCTTCGTTGAGGACGGAACTCGGACCACGAATTGGCCGTTTTCTTCTTCGATCTCGAGTGGGGAATCGGAGGAGAGATGCCAGCGAATCGACGCAGGTTGTGCATCTGATTCGGAGGCGGTGAGGGTATCTTTGACGATAAGATTGCGGGTGCTCCATTCGAGGTGCCTTGTGTAGCTCTCCAATTGGTTGTAAACGGATTGGAGATCGATCGCCGCGATTCCTCCTTCTTCGCTCAGCCGGGTCACCTGAATTCCAGCAGGTTGTTTTGCAGGATAGATTTCTTCTCCCCAGAGGAGTACATTGTGGCCCATAGCAGAGTCGTAGTTCTGCTTCTTTTGAGGATGAGAATATCCGGGCGTTCCGCTTTCGATTAGGATGGGCACTCCATCGACAATGAAGTTCACATGTCCACGGTCGTGATGGTCATGAAAGTCGTCGACGTCTCCACCGCGAGCCCAGAGACCACTTGCATTTGTATTCCAGGAGCTTCGCCAAATGAGAAGAGAGGATTTTTCGAACACTCCCCAGAGGGAGGGTTGAACGGGTTGTGACGATTCTGCAAGGACGAGCAATCCCGAGAAATCAGGACTGGGTCCCTCAAGAATGTTATTGATGACCCACTGAAGTGAGGCATCGCCAGTGATTCCCGCTACGAAAGTGACATCGGGGCGTACCGCATTGACTTCTCCGGTCTGAGTGCGGAAACCGTCGAATGCATTCACGAGGTTTCCACCGGGTTGAAAGAAGAGGGCGATCCAGCCGGGAAGGTTCGTGAAGAATCTGTTTTTGGCGAACTGTTGATTCCCGGTCTCGTTCATAAAGTGATTCGCGAGAATGAGGGAGCGCATGCTCCAGGAGAGGGCGTAGATGTAGCCTTCGTTCATGGAGCCGTCGGATCCGGTATTTGCTAGGCTTAGGGTCAGACTTTTGAGCCCGAGTTCATAGGCGTCTTGTAAATCCTCTTCTCCGAGGGAAATCGCTCCGATCAGCATTCCGCTCGCGGGAACGATCCACTGGTTTGAGTGGGACGCTTCCTTTTGGACATACCAAGGAATCTCCCGCACCCAATGGTCGTAGGTCAGTTCGACTTCTTCCCGCATTCTTGTGCGGATGGATTCAACCAAGTCGTCGGGAAGGGTGTCCTCGGGAAGGATGTCGAAGACCAGGGCAAGGGTTTGAAGCATGGTTCCCGTGGCGAGCCAGACACCATCTCCCTCCGGGGGAAGCTCGTCTTTTCGGTGAGGAAGCGTCCATCCGGGGCGTTGGAATGGGGACCAAGTGGCGATCTCCTCCAGTTGTCGAATCATGTAGTCTTTGACTTCGGGAGAACCATTGATGCGATAGGTCGCTGCGAGGAGAGGAAGTTCTTCGAAAAGAATACGGGAGGCCCCCATGTCTCCGCTGGCGAGCGCGAACGGTTCTGCGGCATCGGGTTTCCGCTCGAGGAGGGATTTCCACTTGGCGCGACTGTCGGTTACGCGTTTCCCGCTGTTCGGTTCCATGTCGGCCACCGAATCGGCTCTCTCGAGAATCGGACCTTGGGCAATGGCTGCCGCTTTCTCAAGAATCTGAGTGGTCTCTACATGGGCACTTTCCGGGTGAATCGAATCGAGACGCTCGCCGAAAGATTGGGTTTCGGCACGGGAGGCTTGAGTGGATATGTGCATGGAGGCTACGAATGCGACGGACGCCCAGCGAAATAGTTGAGGAGGGGTGATCATGGAAAATCCTTTATGGTTGACTCGGGGCAAACCCCAATTCCTGAATTATTGTATTCGTTCAAATTGTTCGATTGAAAAGGGACCTTTCCCGACCTTTTCCTCTCCCACTACCACACCCCAGTACTCGCCCTGATGGCCGGAAAATCGACAAGAGTTACCCTGCAGGATATATCCGACAAGACCGGTTATGGTCGCTCGACGGTTTCGCTGGCGTTGCGGGATCATCCGAGCATCAAGGAATCGACTCGGAAGAAAATTCGCAGTGAGGCGGAGAAGCTTGGCTATCGACCAAACCCGTTGGTCTCGGTGTTGATGGCACAGCTTAAAGGGAAGCATAAAGATTATCGTGAGACGATTGCAGTCTTGGTAAAGACCGCGTATGTTGCCGAGCAGATGACAAGTGCGAGCCCGTTTTACGGGATGCTATACGATTCGATTAAGAAAAAGGCGGCCGAACAAGGATTCAGTGTCGACCTTTTCTGTGCTGATGAGTTGGGCGTGTCGGCGAGTCGGCTGAGTCGGATTTTTTTGTCCCGGGGAATTCACGGGGTGCTGATTTTTCCCGGTGGATCTACGGCTTCTGGGGAGCGCTTGGATATTCAACTGGACTGGCAGTATTTCGTCTCGGTTCTGGTGGGCTTTAACGGGAACTATCAGGAGCTGAATCAAGTGGTTCCAGACTACACCTATGATGTGAATATTGCGATCGAGATGTTGCACCGAAGCAATCGAGAGCGTGTGGGGTTTGCGATTCCGAAGAGCCGCAATCGGGGTTCGGATTATAACTGGATGGCTCGTTTTCTTCTTTATCAGCGGGAGCTTCCGGTGCGTCGGAGGATTCCGTTTGTCCCGGAAAAGGGGAGCGATTTTGGGAAAGAAGAATTCCTGGTATGGTTCCAGAAGCATACTCCGGACACGTTGTTGGTCGCGGGCGATGAAGTGCGAAATTGGCTCGAGGAGGCTGGGGTTTCCATTCCAGATGATGTTCGCCTGATCAATTTGGTGAAGCGGGGTGAGGCCGGTTTAGCGGGAATCGATCCGCAAACTTCCGAGGTTGGGGGCGCTGCGGTGGAATTGTTGATTTCGCTTTTGCAGAGCAATCAGTATGGGATCCCTCAATATCCTCGGACGATAGCGGTGAAGGGAGCTTGGAATCCGGGGAAGTCCTTTCCCGAACACTCATAGGCTTTAAGTTTACTCGTCACAATTGAACGGGTGCAGAGATCAGCCTGTTGCATCCGAGGGAGTAAATCCGAGGTTGTGGGGTCATGTCAGCGCCTCTCTGTCCCTCGAATTCCACCTCCGCACAACGGAGTCCCCACATTCTGTTGCGGTCCTCATGGCAGGCCGTCAATATCGGCGATATCGGTCACACGCCGGGAGTCCTTCACTTGTTGGAGATGTATTTTCCGGAGGCCCGCGTCACTCTTTGGACGAATCTGGAGGATGAGCGAGCTCTGCAGGAGCGATTCCCTCAAGTGGAGTTGATCCGCGGAGAGCTTGATGAAGCGGGCACGCATTCAAACCCGGATCTCCAGCGGATCTTTCGGGAGGCCGATTTCCTGCTTCATGGATCAGGTCCCGGAATTGTGGCCCGAGACGATTTGGTTGCCTGGTCGGCAATGACGGGCAAGCCTTACGGAATATTTGGCGTTACGGTTGATCCTCTGACGATTCCGGCAGAGGATGAACGAGGACCTGGAGAGGGAGGGAGTTTAGCGGAACAGCAGAAGCAGGTGGATGGTCTTCCTTCCTCGGATCTCTCGGAAAAATTGCGGAGAATCCTCAATGGGGCGGAGTTCGTTCTCTGCCGCGACTCTCTCAGTCTTCGGTATTTGCGCAGTCAGGATCTTTCGTGTGAGGTCTTGGATTTTACTCCCGATGGTGCTTTCGAGATCGACCTAAGGGAGGAGGAGGAAAGCGAGCGCTTTCTTGTCGGGAATCAATTGGAGAGCGGGCGCTTTCTCGCCGTTATTCCGCGATTGCGATATACTCCCTATCACAAAATCCATCGCCGGACTCCGACGGGCCGTGATCTTCGAGGAGCGAAGGTCAGTGAACGGTATCGGAAACACGATTTCGATTTGATGCGAGAGGTTGTGATTCGGTGGGTTCGAGAGACGGGAAGAAAGGTGCTGATCTGTCCGGAAATGACCTATCAGGTAGAACTTGGCCGGGAGGAGATCGTGGACCGACTGCCGGATGATGTTCGCTCTTCCGTGGTCTGGTTGCCATATTTCTGGTCTCCGGGGATGGCTTGCTCGGTCTATGCTCGATCAGAGGCGGTCCTGAGTATGGACAACCATTCGCCAATCTTTGCACTCTCGGTAGGCGTCCCTACGATTTTTCTTCGTCATGCGACGGATACGATTAAGGGTCAGATGTGGCCCGATATCGGAATGGACGACTGGTTCTTTGAGATGGATGAGACCTCCAGCGACGAAGTCGTGGAGTGTCTTTTGAAGATCCACCAAGACCGTGAATCGGCCCTCCGGTTTGTGAATGAAATTATGGTGCGGGTGCGAGAGGGACATCGCCAGTCGATGGCGATCGTGAGAGAGAAGGTTCTCGAAAGCTCGACGGCAGCTCCGGTTGAGAATCATCAGAATGTTTGAGTTCCGGCATATCCCCAGTGGGCTTCAGAGAATGGTTCAGAATATCTCATGGATTCTCTGCTCCGGAGTGAACCTGCGACGGGTTCGGCGATGTTGAACTTTGTCCTGCTTGTTTGATTCTGAAAAATACCTGAATTTTACTGTTTTCTGTTTTAAACTCTTTTTACCCCTTTCGATGACTACCTCTTTGCTCTCTTCTCGTGCGGTACCGCGTTGTTTCCTCGCGAGCATTTTTTTCTTCTCTGGGTGTCTGCTGTCAGGGAGAGCGGAAGAATTCATGGAAATGAAGAAGGACCTATCCTTGCGCCAAACGGCAAAAATCGTCTCGCAACCTGGTGGAGTCCGCGGGGTGGGGATGTTGATCGAGTATCCAGCGCCTGGTCCTCAGACGATGGAAGTGCGTTGGAGTACGTCGAAGCCGAGGAATGAGACTTATCCTCCAATCACTCTTGTTCGGGTGTTCTCGCCGAGCGGAGATCTCGTGGCTTTTCACGAATTCCCCGGCGATGAGAGCGGGATATTTGAAGCGGATTTGCCGATTCCAGAAGGGAGTGGGGGGATTTGGAGGATTTCTTTTTCAGGAGGGCGGTCTGGGGATTTGGTCGAAATCTGTGCTCCCAAATCCGATACTTGGGGAGTGCGGGGTGAGATGGGCCTGGGGGTGACTCCAGAAATGCCGCGTCCTGGTTATGTTTGGGTGCCGCCATCAGCCGAGGGTTTTCTGGTCGCTTTGGAATCAGGAAGCCCACGGGGATTCCGAATTCTGACCGAAGCAGGCGAAATTCTCACTGAGGGTATCCGGGAAGATTCTCCTCGTGGCATTGGCCGGGTGGAGGTCGATTCTCCAGAGCTGGATTCTGTGGTTCAGGTCGTTGTTCCAGAGCAATTTGCGGGAGGCCTGTTCTTTGAGGGGGTTCCCGGTTTGATCTGTCCTACCCCCGAAGCGGCGGAGCGCCTGAAAGGAGGATTGGTCGAGAGCCACGGGATCTGGGTCGGTGGACCCCTGCAGGCCCGGGCGCGTGACTGGATGGTTCGTCAAAGTGGAGAGATTGGGAATCCGAATCTTGATTTTTCAGAGATTGATCCTGAGGCGTTGGAAGAACCTCGATGGGACGCATTGGCTTATGGAAAATACGGTCCGATCAATAATCTGGGGGGGATCCTCGAGGCGCAAAATCGGAACCTTGATCCTTCAAGTCCCTGGTATGGGATCAGTGCTCCTGACGGCTACCTCGAAGGGGAACCTACTTGGCAAAACTTTCGTTATACGAAGCGGTTGGCCTGGATGGACGCGTCGGCTATCGCTTCCGCCGTCGCGTTCGATTCCGAGGGGAACCCAGCGTATGGCAATGAAGAGTTGATCCGGAGAGCCACTTTGTTCGCATTTTTCCACATCGCTTCGATGCAGGGAGATGATCTTCTGCGCGATAATGACTTGTATGAAACGACTCATCCGATCGTGCTCACTTTCTTCATCTATCCGGGAGCTCTTTCTCAAGCATACTGGGAGTTGGAGCCATGGCTCTCTCCGGAGGTTCGTTCGATCTGGAAGCAGGGGATGATGGCGGTTGGAGACAAGTCGGCCGATTTTACCGGTTATATGTCCAACCAGTGGGCACATATGATGAGAGGGCATCTGGAGGTCTTTCTTGCGACCGGAGAGGAGCGTTTTCTTGATTACTTCGAGAGAATGATGACCGCGTATCTGGAAGGGGCACACGGCGTGAATTCGAATTTTGGACAGCATCCGGCGGGTTACTTTCTAGAGAACGGTGGACCGGACGGGAACTATGATCGGCTGAACACCTATTGCTTGGTGTCCTCCTATTGGGAATACCAAGAGTTGCCTGAAGCCGATCCTGAGATTGTGGATATGATGCGGGAAGGGATTGAAAAGAACTTGGAGTTTCGAAAGTTCTTTTGGCTTCCTCAGCCTTCCGGCCGTTTGCATTCGCCCACTTCGATGAATTGCCGAACTCAGGGGCCGTTCGCGGGGAACGGATATCCGGGAGATATGATGAGCCGGTCGGAATTTCCGCTTGGCGCGGCCCGCTTCGATCTCGTGAAAGGCAGTGAAGACGACGAGCCCGGGGAGGCATGGACGTTTTCCTATCTTGCAAAAAGCGATGGGCAGGCCGTGAATGTCATCAAAGAGGGAATACGTCGCGGGATCCATGCCGAGGCTCCCGGGAAGTCTGCCCGGGGACTCTGGCTGCCTTATTTGGCCCAAGCTTTCTCCTTGCCGGAGAAGGTCGGGGCAGCCTCCTTGCCGTTTGAAGAAAACGATCGAGTTTGGGATCTTCCGGGGCTTTTCGCTTGGAATCTGAATCGCATCTACGGAGTCGTTTTCTATGAGGTGCCCGGTTCGACGCGAGATCTGGGGCTGCTGGCGGGGGGCGGACCGACTGTGCTCTGGAGTCCGGAGGTCGGCACTTTCCTGGCGTCGATGCAGCCTTCGAGTCCAGTTGCCAATCGAGCCGTCAAGAATGCCAAGGATTTCACCTTTAGCTGTGTGTATCGAGAGACGGCGACCGGATCCCTTGCCTACAATGCACAAGAGCCGGTCGGGAGGGCGGAGACGAGCGGTGAGAACTTGACCGAATTCGTTTCCCGGTTGGGAGAGGACACCGATCTGCGGTGGAACTATCAAGAGGAGCCGGATGGTTTGAGACTTGGTGTGTCGTTGGAGACGAAAGGAAGTTCGGATGACAATCGATTGAATCTGCCGATTCTGGTCTCGGAAGAGGCAAGAGTGCGAATCTCGGAGGATCGGTCATCGCTGAGTTTTCACCGGGGATCGGGGCGAGTCCGGATTTCCTGGAATTCCGATCAATCCGGAATCCTGGAAACGTCGGCGTTGAAGGAAATTCGAAGATTGGTGATTCCCTTCCCGCGGGACGGGGAGCCGCTGACGCTGCAATTTGCGGTGGAGGATGAATGGGGCGATGAACCTCAAAGTGAAGCTGCGCCATGAGAAAATTCGCCTTCGAAACTTGGGGTCGCGACTCGGATCCCGACCCTCGCAGAGGGTTTGCTCTCATTACGGCCCTCGGGATGATGGGACTGATGCTGCTCCTTTTGGTCACGCTTTACACGCACCTCAACGTGGAGGTGCGGACTTCTCGAGGTGATCAATCGATTCGTTCCGCGCGTGAGAATACCATCCTTTCTCTTTCGGTGGCCTTGGGTCACTTGCAGAAATTTACCGGCCCGGATCAGGCGGTCAGTGCGCGTTCGGACCTGATCAAAGGGGATGATCCCGCGAATGATAATTTACCGGATTATTGGACGGGAGTTTGGGATGAAAGTGGGGCGGTTCAGACTTGGCTGGTAAGCGGAAATGAAGGCGATCTGCCGCTGGAGTGGAATCCGGTCAGTGGTGGAATAACCTTTGCCGCTGGGGAATCCGCAGTTCTCGTGACGGAGACGGAAGCGGGGCAAGGGGACGAAGTAGTCGTTCCGCTGCAATCGATCCTTGAAAATGGAGAGGATGCGGGTTCGTTTGCATTTTGGGTGGGCGATGAAGGAATCAAAGCCAAGGTGAACGTAGTCGGACGCGCCTCGCAGGGGGCGATCAATGAAGGATTGTTGTATCCTCAGGTTTTTGGAATTCAGGAAATGCGTGATCTGGGCTGGTTCGATCCGGAGGCGACGAAGACAAGGGACCTTGTCGGGCTGGAAGAAGTTGAGCAATGGGCGACGACATTCGGGCAGGATGAGGTGTTGCCACTACATTTCCATAATCTGTCGGCTCATGGTCACGGAGTTCTGGCCGATACGGTGAGGGGCGGTTTGAAAAAGGATCTTACCGCGGGTTTACGGCCGGGGGCTGCGGATGGACCCAGTGGTTCGATTTTTGGCCCCCAGCTGGATGACGCCCCAACCCTGAGGGATCCGGGAGGACCGGCTTGGAGTCAATTGGAGTCGTGGGTGCAGGCTTCCTACGCGACTGGGAATTCGCTGCCGGTTCGGGCTTCGACCGATACTTCGGTGGGCTTTTTCCCTGTATTGGCGGGATTTCAGAACTATCTTTTTCCGACCTTTAATCCGGACGGGACAGTCGACATGCACATGTCTCCAGCGGTCGTTCTGTGGAATCCCTATGATCGACCGCTCGAGCTCACGGATTACGTGATACGGGCGGGGAGGTCCTCGAGTTTGACCCTGAACGCAGGGTTGGTGGATCTGGCGGATTTTTTCAATAACTGGTATCTCCGCCTGCAGTCGGGTGAAGACGGGGATGGCGATCCCGTATACGAGTATCTTCCGGGATCCGGCGAATCAGGTTCTTTCTCCCCGACTCGGTATGAAATGAGATTTACGCCAGAACGAGAGCCCTTAGTCTTTCGGATTCCGGGAGTGGTTTTGGCTCCGGGAGAGTCGAAGGTATTCAGTCCGGATGCAGGGCACGAAGCATACGCCTTCGAAGGCGATCCGGGAAGCAATGACTTGGTGGAAGGTTTTCGTCCCGGTTGGAGCTTCTATTTCCCCACGGGACGAACCCTGAACACGGATACCGATTCAGGAAGTCAGTACCGTCATTATCTGACGAGTATCGAGCAGTCGCGAATCCAGTCGATCCAGCTCCGTCGGGAGACGAGCGACGAAGGGGAAGAGGTGTTGGCGGATGTGCTCTACCTGAACTACCGCTTTCCGGGAGCCATTGGGGCGCCGGCGGCGGAAATGCGGGCCAAACCATCGATCCCCCTCGCACCAGCCGAGGCAATAGGACCTCGTGTGCTGCGGACCTATGTCGAAAACGATACGGATCGACCGCTGGTGGCTCGGGTGAAGTGGTTGGGCAATCACAATCCGCGCGCCTCGACGATGGGGGCAGACCCTCTTCATTTTCATACATTCTCCGGATCGGATCTGGTCCGAAATCCTTCGGTGATCAGCATGTTGGAGAGTAATGCCGACTGGCAATTGATTCATGAGAGAACGGATAGTCGGGTCCCGGTGGGTTTGTCCGATTTCGGAGTGGTGGAGAACGCGGTGTTGTTTGAAAGCTCTCCGGGCTTTGACAGGCTCTATTCAGTGGGGCAATTGATGCAGGCACCTCTCTACCGTTGGAATCCACCGGGGACTGTCCCCACTGATACCATCGATCGGCTCAGATTGAGAAATGATCATGCCCGTTTTGACAATCTGATTCCGGCGTATGCGGTCGGGAATAGCGTTGCGGACCCACGAATACCTCTCGATTCGTCCTTCGTGGAGTGGGAATCGTTTCCCCCGGCTTCGGCGGGAT contains these protein-coding regions:
- a CDS encoding heparinase II/III domain-containing protein, giving the protein MITPPQLFRWASVAFVASMHISTQASRAETQSFGERLDSIHPESAHVETTQILEKAAAIAQGPILERADSVADMEPNSGKRVTDSRAKWKSLLERKPDAAEPFALASGDMGASRILFEELPLLAATYRINGSPEVKDYMIRQLEEIATWSPFQRPGWTLPHRKDELPPEGDGVWLATGTMLQTLALVFDILPEDTLPDDLVESIRTRMREEVELTYDHWVREIPWYVQKEASHSNQWIVPASGMLIGAISLGEEDLQDAYELGLKSLTLSLANTGSDGSMNEGYIYALSWSMRSLILANHFMNETGNQQFAKNRFFTNLPGWIALFFQPGGNLVNAFDGFRTQTGEVNAVRPDVTFVAGITGDASLQWVINNILEGPSPDFSGLLVLAESSQPVQPSLWGVFEKSSLLIWRSSWNTNASGLWARGGDVDDFHDHHDRGHVNFIVDGVPILIESGTPGYSHPQKKQNYDSAMGHNVLLWGEEIYPAKQPAGIQVTRLSEEGGIAAIDLQSVYNQLESYTRHLEWSTRNLIVKDTLTASESDAQPASIRWHLSSDSPLEIEEENGQFVVRVPSSTKNLNHGKKLELPAVQISIRSNIGITVQEQKHPDHTLKFRSQNNLHTVLEIRADAPVTDWTLETEFDVQ
- a CDS encoding alpha/beta hydrolase family protein codes for the protein MIENCCITLQELGAERADWQGFQGWILPLGDISLRIVLPREFADGRPWFWRPEFFEPFANTDVMLLEKGWARVFLDLPNHYGCPKAVERFEEMYQFVTGKLGLAPKMGIVALSRAGLSAYNYASEHPDHVCGIYADNPVCDFRSWPGGAGVGPGSEGDWQNLLGVYDLTDEEARAYEKQPLSTKVLQPIAEAGIPVFHVCGDSDETVPYEENTVVLRDRFKELGGSYEEILKPGGKHHPHGLEDPTPVVNFLLRSFSRR
- a CDS encoding SDR family NAD(P)-dependent oxidoreductase, translated to MKVDTIPHLNFSGKTVLVTGSSRNLGKTIAAAFIETGGRVILHGSEENLRSTKSEMESDYPKAELYSISFDLGQPEAIEKAFDQLKSEGWMPDVLINNAAHLGLGESGFLEQSPEFFREVIEVNLFGAFLCSQIAAQYLKDTGKKGSIVNISSLAGRRGIHGRSGYNVSKAALDSMTRSMAQELSGDGIRVNSLVLGYVWTERWNHLDEGVADRRKANIPSHAPSSQEEIARTTVFLASDSAPTLVGSQIVLDGGMDIQQLPATVAV
- a CDS encoding LacI family DNA-binding transcriptional regulator; this translates as MAGKSTRVTLQDISDKTGYGRSTVSLALRDHPSIKESTRKKIRSEAEKLGYRPNPLVSVLMAQLKGKHKDYRETIAVLVKTAYVAEQMTSASPFYGMLYDSIKKKAAEQGFSVDLFCADELGVSASRLSRIFLSRGIHGVLIFPGGSTASGERLDIQLDWQYFVSVLVGFNGNYQELNQVVPDYTYDVNIAIEMLHRSNRERVGFAIPKSRNRGSDYNWMARFLLYQRELPVRRRIPFVPEKGSDFGKEEFLVWFQKHTPDTLLVAGDEVRNWLEEAGVSIPDDVRLINLVKRGEAGLAGIDPQTSEVGGAAVELLISLLQSNQYGIPQYPRTIAVKGAWNPGKSFPEHS
- a CDS encoding polysaccharide pyruvyl transferase family protein, translating into MSAPLCPSNSTSAQRSPHILLRSSWQAVNIGDIGHTPGVLHLLEMYFPEARVTLWTNLEDERALQERFPQVELIRGELDEAGTHSNPDLQRIFREADFLLHGSGPGIVARDDLVAWSAMTGKPYGIFGVTVDPLTIPAEDERGPGEGGSLAEQQKQVDGLPSSDLSEKLRRILNGAEFVLCRDSLSLRYLRSQDLSCEVLDFTPDGAFEIDLREEEESERFLVGNQLESGRFLAVIPRLRYTPYHKIHRRTPTGRDLRGAKVSERYRKHDFDLMREVVIRWVRETGRKVLICPEMTYQVELGREEIVDRLPDDVRSSVVWLPYFWSPGMACSVYARSEAVLSMDNHSPIFALSVGVPTIFLRHATDTIKGQMWPDIGMDDWFFEMDETSSDEVVECLLKIHQDRESALRFVNEIMVRVREGHRQSMAIVREKVLESSTAAPVENHQNV